A genome region from bacterium includes the following:
- a CDS encoding YifB family Mg chelatase-like AAA ATPase: MVQRVHSGAVYGIDGYDVTVEVDVRRGLPTFQIVGLPGTTLRESRERVLSAMRNSGLSWPSGRVTVNLAPADVQKQGAAVDVAIAVGISACSRDDPPPPVRRDAVLLGELSLNGELRPVRGLLSIVTAAAGRGASVFVVPGVQAWQARLVPGITVLGADHLADVVAWHRTGAGLRECEDADEPRRAPEAPREAVSFFALSAPAARRLAVLAAAGRHDTLLVGPPGTGKTRLCRTIGALTPACSCEEAVEVTRIQGAAGLARRAHLCGERPFRAPHHTVTRAGLIGGGAGLRAGEVTLAHHGALFLDELAEFAPAVLDALREPLEEGRVAVSRGPGARFWPANFQFLGAMNPCRCGSFGSSRRACCCTASARARYGNRLSGPLLDRIDLFVEMEEAADWTLHDGVVEPRAVSALWEEARSQVTTAYARLNRISGAAGGSRRSPELSECRRWLDRDSADYLDRAKRSLGLSIRSLIRTARVAHTVAALAGRHRVRRSDVAEALSFRREALPTLSRR; this comes from the coding sequence ATGGTCCAGCGCGTACATAGCGGCGCCGTCTACGGGATCGACGGCTACGACGTGACGGTGGAGGTCGACGTGCGCCGCGGGCTGCCCACGTTCCAGATCGTGGGTTTGCCGGGAACCACGTTGCGCGAGAGCCGCGAGCGGGTCCTGTCGGCCATGCGCAACAGCGGCTTGTCCTGGCCGTCGGGCCGCGTGACCGTGAACCTGGCCCCGGCTGACGTCCAGAAACAGGGTGCGGCGGTGGACGTGGCCATCGCCGTCGGCATCAGCGCCTGCTCCCGGGACGATCCGCCGCCGCCGGTCCGTCGCGATGCCGTGCTGCTGGGTGAGCTGTCCCTGAACGGCGAGCTGCGTCCCGTGCGCGGCTTGCTGTCGATCGTGACCGCCGCCGCCGGGCGCGGCGCCAGCGTTTTCGTCGTGCCGGGAGTCCAGGCCTGGCAGGCGCGTCTGGTGCCCGGCATCACCGTGCTGGGGGCCGACCACCTCGCCGACGTCGTCGCCTGGCATCGCACCGGCGCGGGGTTGCGCGAGTGCGAGGACGCCGACGAACCCAGACGGGCGCCGGAGGCTCCCCGGGAAGCCGTGAGCTTCTTCGCCCTGTCCGCCCCGGCGGCGCGGCGCCTGGCCGTCCTGGCCGCGGCCGGAAGGCACGACACCCTGCTGGTGGGTCCCCCCGGAACCGGCAAGACGCGTCTGTGCCGGACGATCGGCGCCCTGACGCCCGCCTGCTCCTGCGAAGAGGCCGTGGAGGTCACACGCATCCAGGGAGCCGCGGGCCTGGCGCGCAGGGCGCATCTTTGCGGGGAGAGGCCCTTCCGGGCGCCCCACCACACGGTGACGCGGGCCGGCCTGATCGGCGGTGGGGCAGGCCTGCGGGCGGGCGAAGTCACGCTCGCACATCATGGCGCCCTCTTCCTGGACGAGCTGGCCGAGTTCGCCCCGGCCGTCCTGGATGCCCTGCGCGAGCCGCTGGAGGAAGGGCGCGTGGCGGTGTCCCGCGGACCGGGCGCGCGGTTCTGGCCCGCAAACTTCCAGTTCCTGGGGGCCATGAATCCCTGCCGGTGCGGTTCCTTCGGGAGCAGTCGCCGCGCCTGCTGCTGCACGGCCAGCGCGCGGGCGCGTTACGGGAATCGGCTGTCGGGCCCCCTGCTGGATCGCATCGACCTCTTCGTCGAGATGGAGGAGGCGGCCGACTGGACGTTGCATGACGGTGTGGTGGAGCCGCGGGCTGTGAGCGCCCTCTGGGAGGAGGCCCGGTCGCAGGTGACGACGGCGTACGCGCGGCTGAACCGCATCTCGGGGGCCGCGGGCGGCTCCAGGCGCTCGCCGGAGCTGTCGGAATGCCGGCGCTGGCTGGACCGCGACAGCGCGGATTATCTCGATCGGGCGAAACGGTCGCTGGGCCTGTCAATCCGGTCCCTGATACGTACAGCCCGCGTGGCGCATACCGTGGCGGCCCTGGCCGGGCGCCATCGCGTCAGGAGGTCGGATGTGGCGGAAGCCCTGTCATTCAGGAGAGAGGCCCTGCCGACGTTGTCGCGCAGGTGA
- a CDS encoding DUF1931 domain-containing protein, which produces MIISKSKTKETVKQCNVSGDFYEALDKKVQDLIKGAEKRAIANGRKTVRPCDL; this is translated from the coding sequence ATGATTATCAGCAAGAGCAAAACCAAGGAAACCGTCAAGCAGTGCAACGTCTCCGGCGACTTCTACGAGGCTCTCGACAAGAAGGTCCAGGATCTGATCAAGGGCGCCGAGAAACGCGCGATCGCCAACGGTCGCAAGACTGTTCGTCCCTGCGATCTCTAG
- a CDS encoding dipeptidase encodes MSSERITSYLSQHLDRHVARLCDWLRIPSISSLSEHKGETRRAAEFIAAELRALGLEVELVETAGHPLVFARSEQRPDRRTLLFYGHYDVQPVDPLDLWDSPPFEPRLADDIIYARGACDDKGQLFTHVKALEAYVAQGVELPVNVKFIIEGEEECGGPAVYRYTEENADKLACDAVVISDTSLYNAETPAICYSLKGLTYMQIDLTGPRADLHSGSFGGVVQNPGNALAEIVAALKDADGRVRIPGFYDDVLEVDDTERAAFASLNYTDEVLRAETGASGPFGEAGYTTLERMWARPTCDVNGLWSGYSGEGAKTIVPATAGAKVSMRLVPNQEPGKIAELFEKYVLEIAPSGVDVKISFLHGAKAVMVPRDSEMMQAGMRAMERGFGKRPVFIREGGSIPIVGTFQSCLKTPVLLLGYGLPNDNIHSPNEKFHVENFANGIRTTAALLEEAAR; translated from the coding sequence ATGTCCAGCGAGCGCATCACGAGCTACCTGTCGCAGCATCTCGACCGGCACGTCGCACGGCTGTGCGACTGGCTGCGTATACCCAGCATCAGCTCCCTTTCCGAGCACAAGGGCGAGACCCGGCGCGCCGCCGAATTCATCGCCGCCGAGCTGCGCGCACTCGGACTCGAGGTCGAACTCGTCGAGACAGCGGGCCATCCCCTGGTCTTCGCCCGGAGCGAGCAACGCCCGGACCGCAGGACCCTGCTGTTCTACGGACACTACGACGTGCAGCCCGTCGACCCGCTGGACCTGTGGGACTCGCCTCCGTTCGAGCCGCGCCTGGCCGACGACATCATCTACGCGCGCGGCGCCTGCGACGACAAGGGGCAGCTCTTCACCCACGTCAAGGCGCTGGAAGCGTACGTGGCCCAAGGCGTCGAGCTGCCGGTCAACGTGAAGTTCATCATCGAGGGCGAGGAGGAATGCGGCGGCCCCGCCGTCTACCGCTATACCGAGGAGAATGCCGACAAGCTGGCCTGCGACGCGGTCGTCATCAGCGACACGAGCCTCTACAACGCGGAGACCCCGGCCATCTGCTACAGTCTGAAGGGTCTGACCTACATGCAGATCGACCTGACGGGTCCCCGCGCGGACCTGCATTCGGGCAGCTTCGGCGGCGTGGTGCAGAATCCGGGCAACGCCCTGGCCGAGATCGTCGCCGCCCTGAAGGACGCCGACGGGCGCGTCCGCATCCCCGGCTTCTACGACGACGTGCTGGAAGTGGACGACACCGAACGCGCGGCCTTCGCCTCCCTGAACTACACCGACGAGGTGCTGCGCGCGGAGACCGGCGCGTCCGGTCCCTTCGGCGAGGCCGGCTACACCACCCTCGAACGCATGTGGGCTCGTCCGACCTGCGACGTGAACGGGCTGTGGAGCGGTTATAGCGGCGAGGGCGCCAAGACCATCGTGCCGGCCACCGCCGGCGCCAAGGTCAGCATGCGCCTGGTACCCAACCAGGAGCCAGGGAAGATCGCCGAGCTCTTCGAGAAGTACGTGCTGGAGATCGCGCCGTCCGGCGTGGACGTGAAGATCTCCTTCCTGCACGGCGCCAAGGCGGTGATGGTGCCGCGCGATTCGGAGATGATGCAGGCGGGCATGCGGGCCATGGAGCGCGGTTTCGGCAAGCGGCCGGTCTTCATCCGCGAGGGCGGGTCGATCCCCATCGTGGGCACGTTCCAATCGTGCCTGAAGACGCCGGTGCTGCTGCTGGGCTACGGGCTGCCCAACGACAACATCCATTCGCCCAACGAGAAGTTCCACGTCGAGAACTTTGCCAACGGGATCCGCACGACCGCCGCCCTGCTGGAGGAGGCCGCGCGCTGA
- a CDS encoding response regulator, which yields MDKHIRLLMVDDETEFLDSIAERLEQRGFDVTKACDGDRALEIAAKERFDLAVVDLRMPGMDGSALLEILKREHRFLEVIILTGHGSLESAFTCSKLGAFGYLQKPFDLDQLLETLTAAFQERMRKKYEHDDVRMTQLQKMALGSSPLGILRAMQELDDGEK from the coding sequence ATGGACAAGCACATCAGATTGCTCATGGTGGACGACGAGACCGAGTTCCTGGACTCCATCGCCGAGCGCCTCGAACAGCGCGGCTTCGACGTGACCAAGGCGTGCGACGGCGATCGGGCCCTGGAGATCGCGGCGAAAGAGCGCTTCGACCTCGCGGTCGTGGACCTGCGCATGCCGGGCATGGACGGCAGCGCCCTGCTCGAGATCCTCAAGCGGGAGCATCGGTTCCTGGAAGTGATCATCCTCACGGGACACGGCTCGCTCGAATCGGCCTTCACTTGCAGCAAGCTCGGCGCCTTCGGCTACCTGCAGAAGCCCTTCGACCTCGACCAGCTGTTGGAGACCTTGACCGCCGCCTTCCAGGAACGCATGCGCAAGAAGTACGAACACGACGATGTGCGTATGACGCAGCTCCAGAAGATGGCCCTCGGCTCGAGCCCGCTCGGCATACTGCGGGCCATGCAGGAGCTGGACGACGGGGAGAAATAG
- a CDS encoding response regulator — MAEYKILLVDDEEELVTTMVERLEFRGLAAAAATSGADALSQLRRERFDVVVIDLKMPGMDGLSLRDLIAVEFPGILVLMATGHGSDAASAAALPEGGEEVLLKPFSIEVLIDLIERKRRGGGGAP; from the coding sequence ATGGCGGAATACAAGATATTGCTGGTCGACGACGAAGAGGAGCTCGTCACCACCATGGTGGAACGTCTCGAATTCCGCGGTCTGGCGGCGGCCGCCGCCACGAGCGGCGCCGACGCCCTGTCGCAATTGCGGCGCGAACGCTTCGACGTCGTGGTGATCGACCTGAAGATGCCGGGCATGGACGGGCTTTCGCTCAGGGATTTGATCGCCGTCGAGTTCCCCGGGATCCTGGTGCTGATGGCCACCGGACACGGCAGCGACGCCGCGAGCGCCGCGGCCCTGCCCGAGGGAGGCGAGGAAGTGCTACTCAAGCCCTTCAGCATCGAGGTCCTGATCGATCTCATCGAGCGGAAGCGTCGCGGCGGAGGCGGAGCGCCATGA